One window of the Benincasa hispida cultivar B227 chromosome 3, ASM972705v1, whole genome shotgun sequence genome contains the following:
- the LOC120072934 gene encoding NAC domain-containing protein 37, translating into MMESMESSCVPPGFRFHPTDEELVGYYLRKKVASQKIDLDVIKDIDLYRIEPWDLQEKCWIGYEEQNEWYFFSHKDKKYPTGTRTNRATLAGFWKATGRDKAVYDKNKLIGMRKTLVFYRGRAPNGQKTDWIMHEYRLESDENNPPQEEGWVVCRAFKKRTTGQSKMSVVDRWDSSYFYDEPSGPLEFISRQAPPPQGLLEHNNIMCKQEMEQAENVKFIQYNDPFVQLPQLESPSLPLVKRSSSISLVSECNEEEDPPTKRRYYNNNNINSKVTDWRALDKFVASQLSQGDAFEGEGDSRFGAQNSNNNNNNNIIINNNNNNSNHINSADMAILLMQNRGEDEENLYKGFLSSNSESEFGICIFEK; encoded by the exons ATGATGGAGTCTATGGAGTCGTCGTGTGTTCCGCCGGGGTTTCGGTTTCATCCGACCGACGAAGAGCTCGTCGGATATTATCTAAGGAAGAAGGTAGCTTCACAAAAGATTGATCTTGATGTCATCAAAGATATAGATCTTTACAGGATTGAGCCATGGGATCTTCAAG AGAAATGTTGGATCGGTTATGAAGAGCAAAATGAGTGGTACTTCTTTAGTCATAAGGACAAGAAATATCCGACTGGGACGAGGACGAATCGAGCTACGTTGGCCGGATTCTGGAAGGCAACTGGAAGAGATAAAGCGGTTTACGACAAGAATAAGCTCATCGGAATGAGAAAAACCCTCGTCTTCTATCGAGGACGAGCCCCGAACGGTCAAAAGACAGATTGGATCATGCATGAGTACCGATTAGAATCTGATGAGAATAACCCTCCCCAG GAAGAAGGATGGGTGGTCTGTAGGGCATTCAAGAAGCGAACCACGGGACAATCAAAGATGTCAGTTGTCGATCGGTGGGATTCGAGCTATTTCTACGACGAACCGAGTGGTCCGCTCGAGTTCATCTCAAGGCAAGCACCACCGCCACAAGGGTTGTTAGAGCATAATAATATCATGTGTAAGCAAGAGATGGAACAAGCTGAGAATGTGAAGTTCATACAATATAACGATCCATTTGTACAACTTCCACAGCTTGAGAGCCCATCTCTCCCATTAGTGAAGAGATCAAGCTCCATTTCTTTGGTGTCCGAAtgcaatgaagaagaagatccgCCAACAAAAAGAAGGtactataataataataatatcaactCAAAGGTGACGGATTGGAGGGCACTTGACAAGTTTGTGGCTTCTCAATTGAGTCAAGGAGATGCATTTGAAGGAGAAGGAGATTCAAGATTTGGAGCacaaaatagtaataataataataacaataatattattattaataacaataataataatagtaatcaTATAAATTCAGCAGACATGGCGATTTTATTGATGCAGAATAGAGGGGAAGATGAAGAGAACCTGTATAAAGGGTTCTTAAGTTCAAACTCAGAGTCTGAATTTGGAATTTGCATATTTGAGAAATGA